Proteins encoded together in one candidate division WOR-3 bacterium window:
- a CDS encoding DUF87 domain-containing protein — protein sequence MGQIDIGYVTEVNGERALVDLTVDTTVPLSNGYYPGQPGSYVKISFQDYRVIGLVSSIRMENGKNSRKVADCILLGTLEQNKKFVRGVSVYPNVGQRVQMVDDSELDDIFSEFIEYGFSFGKPSGAENQRVYINVDKFFGQHIAVLGTTGCGKSCTVVSILQEAIEKYRNTHIVVLDLHGEYAAAFPEQVNLIQADNVELPYWLLNFEEFVDLTVDMTEPTAKNQIVVLRDSLMRARQAWDTRERLGLGSSITADSPVYFDLDDMVSMLRDWNIQMVYNAQGEQEEGPLYGVFDKFLIRLDSKLSDPRYNFMFKPRTYTSSASFIDLLQSYLSINAPHQMTVVDLSGVPSEAIGVVVAVVARMVFEFNLWNPERERFPILLVLEEAHNYVPSRSDGRFTAARSAVERITKEGRKYGIGMIVVSQRPKELSETVLSQCNTFIAMRLTNPDDQNYVRRLVPDSLAGLMNMLPALRTGEALILGEAVAMPTRMMVDLPNPKPKSGDVEFSRWWREGLLNPDLERVVKRWRARRKDL from the coding sequence GTGGGGCAGATTGATATTGGTTATGTTACGGAAGTCAATGGTGAACGGGCGCTGGTTGATTTAACTGTGGATACAACAGTTCCGCTCAGTAACGGTTATTATCCGGGACAACCGGGTTCCTATGTAAAAATATCTTTCCAAGATTACCGCGTAATAGGATTGGTGTCAAGCATCAGAATGGAGAATGGAAAAAACTCCCGGAAGGTGGCAGATTGCATCTTACTGGGGACGCTGGAACAAAATAAAAAATTTGTCCGGGGTGTTTCGGTGTATCCCAATGTTGGTCAACGGGTTCAGATGGTTGATGACAGCGAACTTGATGATATATTTTCTGAGTTTATTGAATATGGATTCTCGTTTGGCAAACCGAGTGGTGCCGAGAATCAACGGGTTTACATAAATGTTGATAAGTTCTTTGGGCAGCATATCGCGGTTCTGGGAACAACCGGTTGTGGTAAGTCCTGTACCGTCGTGAGTATTTTGCAGGAGGCGATTGAGAAGTATCGCAACACGCATATCGTTGTTCTGGATTTGCATGGTGAATACGCCGCGGCATTTCCTGAACAGGTAAACCTTATTCAGGCGGATAATGTTGAATTACCCTACTGGCTGCTGAACTTCGAAGAGTTTGTTGACCTGACCGTTGATATGACCGAACCGACGGCGAAAAATCAGATTGTTGTTTTACGCGACTCATTGATGCGGGCACGGCAGGCGTGGGATACAAGAGAACGGTTGGGTTTGGGTTCTTCAATAACCGCCGATTCGCCCGTTTACTTTGACCTTGATGACATGGTTTCAATGCTGCGCGATTGGAATATCCAGATGGTCTACAATGCTCAAGGTGAACAGGAAGAAGGTCCACTTTATGGAGTGTTTGATAAATTCCTCATTCGGCTGGACAGCAAACTCTCTGACCCGCGGTACAACTTTATGTTCAAGCCCCGTACTTACACCAGCAGCGCAAGTTTTATTGACCTACTGCAGAGTTACCTTTCAATAAATGCGCCCCACCAGATGACGGTAGTAGATTTAAGTGGCGTTCCTTCTGAGGCGATTGGAGTGGTGGTTGCGGTAGTTGCCCGGATGGTTTTTGAGTTTAACCTCTGGAATCCGGAACGAGAACGGTTTCCGATACTTCTGGTTCTGGAAGAGGCGCACAATTACGTGCCGTCTCGGAGCGATGGCCGGTTCACTGCCGCAAGAAGTGCGGTGGAACGGATTACCAAAGAGGGCAGGAAGTACGGCATCGGAATGATTGTTGTCAGTCAACGTCCCAAAGAGCTTTCCGAGACGGTTCTTTCCCAGTGCAACACATTTATCGCAATGCGTCTTACGAACCCTGATGACCAGAATTACGTTCGTCGTCTGGTGCCCGATTCGCTGGCAGGTTTGATGAATATGCTGCCGGCGTTGAGGACAGGGGAAGCGTTGATTCTGGGTGAGGCGGTAGCGATGCCAACCCGTATGATGGTTGACTTACCCAATCCCAAACCGAAGAGCGGTGATGTTGAATTCTCCCGCTGGTGGCGGGAGGGTCTACTTAATCCAGACCTTGAGCGGGTTGTTAAACGGTGGCGCGCCCGGCGAAAAGATTTGTAA
- the hypB gene encoding hydrogenase nickel incorporation protein HypB, producing MKRLPVMRRVLASNDALAEEQLQQLNRYGVLGINIMSGPGAGKTSLVERTVVALKERWRIWVIEGDIQGDLDARRVIAQGVGCTQINTQGACHLDGLMLASVFPSIDLANLDLLIIENVGNLVCPAEFRLPVHYNVTIVSTPEGSDKPVKYPLMFTKSDVVIVNKIDLLPYVDFKLEDFQRAVRRLKPRVPIMTISLRTGEGVDVWLDWLNQMLISRRKSKSKKKGA from the coding sequence ATGAAGAGGTTACCGGTGATGCGCCGGGTTCTGGCGAGTAACGATGCGCTGGCTGAGGAGCAGCTCCAGCAGTTAAATCGATATGGCGTTCTGGGGATAAATATCATGTCCGGGCCAGGTGCTGGTAAAACCAGTTTAGTGGAAAGGACGGTGGTGGCGTTAAAGGAGCGCTGGCGCATCTGGGTCATTGAAGGGGATATTCAAGGTGACCTCGATGCGCGGCGGGTTATTGCCCAGGGGGTAGGTTGTACACAGATCAACACTCAGGGCGCCTGTCACCTGGACGGTTTGATGCTTGCTTCGGTTTTCCCTTCGATTGACCTGGCAAATCTTGACCTTTTAATCATAGAAAATGTTGGCAACCTTGTTTGTCCGGCAGAGTTCCGGCTGCCTGTGCACTACAATGTTACGATTGTCTCGACACCTGAAGGGAGCGACAAACCGGTTAAATACCCCCTGATGTTTACCAAATCAGATGTCGTGATTGTCAACAAAATTGACCTGTTGCCTTATGTTGACTTTAAACTTGAAGATTTTCAGCGGGCGGTGCGCAGATTAAAGCCCCGCGTGCCGATAATGACGATTTCATTGCGTACCGGGGAAGGAGTTGATGTGTGGCTGGATTGGTTGAATCAAATGCTGATTAGCCGGAGAAAGAGCAAAAGTAAAAAGAAGGGTGCTTAA